A genomic stretch from Solanum stenotomum isolate F172 chromosome 8, ASM1918654v1, whole genome shotgun sequence includes:
- the LOC125874883 gene encoding uncharacterized protein LOC125874883, with protein sequence MRDMIIEQNDTIAAIRRENNVVPPNNVRPQVRRNVPHIPFVNPEYDNDDFDVEFNLERRDRRGQRGRVEDDNINSIKMKMPSFKGTRDPDLYLDWERRVEAIFDCHNYSEGKKVKLAVVEFSDYAASWWKKLARDRLQEELPPIATWAEMKRVMRKRFIPSYFQRDLQSRLQRLKQGSMSVDEYFKSMDMAMIQANCMEEEEATIARFLNGLNTEIANVVEIQQYVTLDELVDLSVKVEKQIEKKQQNNSWRSRPNTISKKPWSTQEGKAPSKPQDDRGKGKVEEGGKTFNPKSSKPSSSIQCHKCHGRGHMMHECPSRRNILLRENGEYESEKSEGEEEEGEGVSEEDDLELPNDGIIGVVRRIMTINLGSVDEGQRENLFHTRCGIKGKTYSMIIDGGSCANVVSSYLVDKLGIACMKRSTPYRLQWLNDCGEVKVNKQCMISFNVGRYEDEILCDVVPMQACHVLLGRPWQYDRQNFEDVFPDDTPKGLPPLRGIEHQIDFVPGSQLPNRPAYRSNPEETKELQRQVEELLEKGFVRESMSPCSVPVLLVPKKDGTWRMCFVVSSKGVEVDDEKIKAIKEWPKPNSVTEVRSFHGLASFYRRFVRDFSTIAAPLTEVIKKDKVFTWGKEQDDAFNLLKDKLCSAPLLQLPDFSKSFEVECDASGKGIGAVLMQDSKPIAYFSEKLSGATLNYSTYDKELYALVRALATWQHYLWPREFVVKTDHESLKYLKSQGKLSRRHAKWVEFIETFPYVIAYKQGKENVVADALSRRYKFNLQDEFLFKENKLCVPNCSLRELFVREAHCGGLMGHFGVPKTLEILSEHFYWPSMRKDVEKVCSYCLECKQAKSRTLPHGLYTPLPVSNSPWIDISMDFILGLPRTKYGKDSIFVVVDRFSKMARFIPCKKTNDASHVADLFVKEVVKLHGIPRTIVSDRDAKFLSHFWRILWGKLGTKLLFSTSCHPQTDGQTEVVNRTLGNMLRAILKGKLTSWEDYLPIVEFAYNRTFHSSTGKTPFEVVYGFNPLTPLDLLPLPLVWVHMRKERFPSKRKTKLDPRGSGPYKVLERIGDNAYKLDLPGEFQVSATFNVSDLSHFDADLNSRTNSLQEEGNDSIQGSSTPLKDKDDALETPRRPITRSQTKEFNDKLNGLQSLIQRFLIGE encoded by the exons ATGAGGGATATGATTATCGAGCAGAATGACACCATAGCTGCAATTAGGAGGGAGAATAATGTTGTACCCCCAAATAATGTTAGACCCCAAGTTAGAAGGAATGTACCCCATATCCCTTTTGTAAATCCtgaatatgataatgatgattttgatgttgaatttaATCTAGAAAGAAGAGATAGGAGGGGACAAAGAGGTAGAGTAGAAgatgataatataaatagtataaagatgaagatgccATCTTTCAAGGGGACAAGGGATCCAGACTTGTACCTTGATTGGGAGAGACGAGTTGAAGCCATCTTTGATTGCCATAACTACTCTGAGGGTAAGAAAGTTAAACTTGCTGTTGTTGAGTTTTCTGATTATGCTGCTTCTTGGTGGAAAAAGCTTGCTAGGGACAGATTGCAAGAGGAGCTACCACCTATTGCTACGTGGGCAGAGATGAAGAGGGTAATGAGGAAGCGATTTATTCCATCATACTTCCAAAGAGATCTACAATCTCGCCTTCAACGCTTGAAGCAAGGCTCCATGTCGGTGGATGAGTACTTCAAAAGCATGGATATGGCTATGATCCAAGCTAACTGcatggaggaagaagaggctACAATAGCTagatttttaaatggtttaaataCAGAAATAGCTAATGTAGTAGAGATACAACAATATGTAACTTTAGATGAGTTAGTTGATTTGTctgtaaaagttgaaaaacaaattgagaaaaagcaGCAAAATAACTCATGGAGAAGTCGACCAAACACTATCTCTAAGAAGCCATGGTCAACTCAAGAGGGGAAAGCTCCTTCCAAACCTCAAGATGAtagaggtaaaggtaaggttGAGGAGGGAGGTAAAACCTTTAATCCTAAATCTTCTAAACCTTCAAGTTCTATTCAATGTCACAAATGTCATGGAAGGGGGCATATGATGCATGAATGTCCAAGTAGAAGAAACATCCTACTTAGAGAGAATGGAGAATATGAGAGTGAAAAAAGTGagggggaagaagaagagggagaagGTGTAAGTGAGGAAGATGATTTGGAACTGCCTAATGATGGTATAATTGGGGTGGTTAGGAGAATTATGACTATCAATTTGGGTAGTGTTGATGAAGGGCAGAGAGAGAATTTGTTTCATACTAGGTGTGGGATAAAAGGGAAGACTTATTCTATGATTATTGATGGGGGAAGTTGTGCAAATGTGGTGAGTTCATACTTGGTGGATAAACTAGGAATTGCATGCATGAAGCGCTCTACCCCATATAGGCTCCAATGGTTGAATGATTGTGGAgaagtaaaagtaaacaaacaatgcatgatttcattcaATGTTGGTAGGTATGAAGATGAGATTCTTTGTGATGTAGTTCCAATGCAAGCATGTCATGTTTTACTTGGCCGACCTTGGCAGTATGATAG gcagAATTTTGAAGATGTTTTTCCTGATGACACTCCAAAGGGATTGCCACCTTTGAGAGGGATTGAGCACCAAATAGACTTTGTGCCTGGGTCTCAACTTCCTAATAGGCCTGCCTATAGGAGCAATCCTGAAGAGACCAAAGAATTACAAAGGCAAGTTGAAGAATTGCTTGAAAAGGGATTTGTTCGAGAGAGTATGAGCCCATGCTCTGTTCCAGTCCTATTGGTCCCCAAAAAGGATGGAACATGGAGGATGT GTTTTGTGGTCAGTTCTAAGGGAGTTGAAGTAGATGATGAGAAAATCAAGGCAATAAAAGAATGGCCTAAACCTAATAGTGtaactgaagttaggagttttcatGGACTTGCTAgtttttataggaggtttgtgCGAGACTTTAGCACCATTGCTGCTCCTTTAACTGaagttattaaaaaagataaggTTTTTACATGGGGAAAGGAACAAGATGATGCATTTAACTTGCTGAAGGATAAATTGTGTTCTGCTCCTCTTTTGCAATTGCCTGATTTTTCTAagtcttttgaagttgagtgTGATGCCTCTGGTAAGGGCATAGGTGCAGTTTTGATGCAAGACTCCAAGCCAATTGCCTACTTTAGTGAAAAGCTAAGTGGAGCAACattgaactactcaacttatgaTAAGGAGCTATATGCCTTGGTGAGGGCGTTAGCTACATGGCAGCACTACTTGTGGCCTCGAGAATTTGTGGTCAAGACTGATCATGAGTCATTAAAATACttgaagagccaaggtaaactTAGTCGTAGGCATGCTAAATGGGTAGAGTTTATTGAAACTTTTCCTTATGTAATTGCTTACAAACAAGGAAAGGAGAATGTGGTTGCTGATGCACTCTCAAGAAGGTAT aaatttaatcttcaagatgaatttctattcaaggaaaataaattatgtgttcctaactgCTCGTTGCGTGAACTATTTGTTAGGGAAGCACATTGTGGAGGGCTAATGGGACATTTTGGTGTACCCAAAACACTGGAAATACTTTCTGAACATTTTTATTGGCCTAGCATGAGAAaggatgttgaaaaagtgtgttctTATTGTCTTGAATGTAAACAGGCTAAGTCTAGAACATTGCCGCATGGTCTTTATACTCCTTTACCTGTTTCTAATTCCCCTTGGATTGATATTTCTATGGATTTCATATTGGGGCTGCCAAGGACTAAGTATGGTAAGGATAGTATATTTGTGGTAGTAgatagattttctaaaatggCTCGTTTTATCCCATGTAAAAAGACTAATGATGCATCTCATGTGGCTGACTTGTTTGTAAAGGAAGTGGTTAAATTGCATGGAATACCTAGAACTATTGTTAGTGATAGGGATGCCAAGTTCTTAAGTCACTTTTGGAGAATTCTTTGGGGAAAGTTGGGAACTAAATTGCTATTTTCTACATCTTGTCACCCACAAACGGACGGGCAAACGGAAGTGGTTAATAGAACTTTAGGGAACATGTTGAGGGCTATTTTGAAAGGAAAGTTGACTTCTTGGGAAGATTACTTACCTATTgtagaatttgcttataataggACCTTCCATTCTTCTACTGGTAAGACTCCTTTTGAAGTTGTATATGGATTCAACCCCCTTACCCCCCTTGATTTATTGCCTTTGCC CTTGGTTTGGGTGCATATGCGAAAGGAAAGATTTCCTTCCAAAAGAAAGACCAAACTAGATCCTAGAGGAAGTGGGCCATACAAAGTCCTTGAAAGGATTGGAGACAATGCTTATAAACTTGATCTTCCTGGTGAGTTCCAAGTTAGTGCTACTTTTAATGTTTCTGATCTTTCCCATTTTGATGCagatttgaattcgaggacgaattctcttcaagaagaggggaatgatagcatccaaggaagctctactccattgaaggacaaggatgacgctttagaaactccaaggaggcccataacaagatctcaaaccaaggagttcaatgataagctcaatgggcttcaatcgctgatccaaaggtttcttattggggaa